A single window of Eucalyptus grandis isolate ANBG69807.140 chromosome 1, ASM1654582v1, whole genome shotgun sequence DNA harbors:
- the LOC104426393 gene encoding macrophage migration inhibitory factor homolog isoform X1: MIFVKWGCDNSSTPICSASLGSREAIIYTLKRRRGRRKKKKKRVGTMPCVYISTNVCLDGLDLDPIFADATKAVAALIGRPENFVMVILKGSLAISFGGNKEPAAYTEIVAMGGINTPVKRKLIATLGDILHKRLSIPPARFFLKVFDTTAHAIPKL; the protein is encoded by the exons ATGATATTTGTAAAATGGGGTTGTGACAATTCATCCACGCCCATATGTTCAGCATCTCTTGGAAGCAGAGAAGCCATTATATATACGctcaagagaagaagagggagaaggaagaagaagaagaagagagtcgGGACGATGCCGTGTGTGTACATCTCCACCAACGTGTGCCTTGACGGGCTTGACCTCGACCCTATCTTCGCCGATGCCACTAAAGCCGTCGCCGCCCTCATTGGCAGACCAGAGAAc TTTGTGATGGTGATCCTGAAGGGGTCCTTGGCAATCTCATTTGGGGGCAACAAAGAGCCAGCTGCTTACACAGAGATAGTGGCGATGGGAGGCATCAACACACCAGTGAAGAGGAAGCTGATTGCCACATTGGGCGACATCCTTCACAAGAGGCTCTCGATTCCGCCCGCCCGGTTCTTCCTCAAGGTCTTCGACACCACCGCGCACGCCATCCCCAAATTGTAA
- the LOC104426393 gene encoding macrophage migration inhibitory factor homolog isoform X2 — translation MPCVYISTNVCLDGLDLDPIFADATKAVAALIGRPENFVMVILKGSLAISFGGNKEPAAYTEIVAMGGINTPVKRKLIATLGDILHKRLSIPPARFFLKVFDTTAHAIPKL, via the exons ATGCCGTGTGTGTACATCTCCACCAACGTGTGCCTTGACGGGCTTGACCTCGACCCTATCTTCGCCGATGCCACTAAAGCCGTCGCCGCCCTCATTGGCAGACCAGAGAAc TTTGTGATGGTGATCCTGAAGGGGTCCTTGGCAATCTCATTTGGGGGCAACAAAGAGCCAGCTGCTTACACAGAGATAGTGGCGATGGGAGGCATCAACACACCAGTGAAGAGGAAGCTGATTGCCACATTGGGCGACATCCTTCACAAGAGGCTCTCGATTCCGCCCGCCCGGTTCTTCCTCAAGGTCTTCGACACCACCGCGCACGCCATCCCCAAATTGTAA